The genomic stretch gatgagatcctgcttcactatcaatggagaatagggttacaacgcttgggcctcacacctcttagtattgcttgcattacagagaaagaaaccctcgctacaaatatatagcgaaaaccctaatccggagaGTACACAAttgcctgtcgaggcgctgcaccagtaTTACCTGGGTtaaactatgacggaatacaagacatcatacaccaacacataATTCTTAAACTAGTCACACCATTATATCTACATGTTTACTTGAAACATTTCTCTTCTCTAGCACATGccagattaactctctagggacttTGGCATAAGTTTTTTCTAGGTAAATAATGACCGTATGGTAAAAAATTGGAGGATTATCATCTGTTAGGTTTCCAAATTCAGATATTGTGTGGATTTTTTGTGTTAGTTTTTGTTGGTAGGTTGCTTTCAGTtctagcctttttttttccattgtacCACTATGTATTTCTATGCACTAATATTACCACTATTTTGTTTTAATAGATAAAATTATGTtaattataaagaaaaattcttattttacaattttatcttttctaataTTTAGTTTATAAATCATTATCAGGTTGGATTACAGTATTTGGCTGGAGATATATCTGGTGGTAATTCTCGTTGTATTGCAATGCTCCAAGCTTTCAAAGAAACCATTCAAGACTACTCCACACCTCCAGAAAAAAGTCTTAATAGAGATCTGACTGCAAAAATCGGTagttatgtttctttttttatagaatGCAGGCCGCTTTCAATCAGCATGGGAAATGCGATTAGAGTTTTGAAGAATCGAATAAGCAAATTACCTGTAACACTTTGTGAGGCAGAAGCAAAAGCAGCTCTTTGCGCAGATATTGATCGTTTTATAAATGAGAAGATAGTGCTTGCAGACAAGGTGATAGTCAGGCATGCTGTGACAAAGATTAGAGATGGAGATGTACTTCTCACATATGGTTCATCCTGTGTTGTTGAAATGATGCTATTGTATGCCCATGAGCTGGGGAAACAGTTCCGTGTTGTGGTAGTAGACTCTCGCCCAATGCTTGAAGGACAAGCATTAATTCGTAGATTGGTGGTGAAGGGCATCAGCTGTACATATACACATATAAATGCTGTTTCTTGTATCATGCATGAAGTCACAAGAGTTTTTCTTGGGGCTGCCTCAGTTTTGTCTAATGGAACAGTTTACTCAAGGGTTGGAACTGCGTGTGTAGCCATGGTAGCTCATGCATTCCATATTCCAGTTTTAGTGTGCTGTGAAGCATATAAATTCCATGAAAGGGTGCAGCTTGACTCAATATGCTTTAATGAACTAGGTATGTCTCGTCTCTGGAACAGTTTGTGATATGTTAATTTTAGTTCGCATCATGTTCTTTCAACACTTAGTCGTGTGCAACCATTATTTATTGCAGGTGATCCAGATGTCATTGCAAAAGTTCCTGGAAGAAAGGATGTGAACCATTTGGATAGTTGCACTAATAATGAGAATTTACAACTTCTGAATCTTATGTAAGTTCTTGGAGACCAAATACTAGAACTCTGACAAAACTCTGACAAACTTAATTTTTCTACTCAGCTGATTTTCATAGCTCTTACCGTGGCTTGACACTGTTACAGGTATGATGTGACGCCTTCAGATTATGTCTCAATGATTATCACTGATTATGGCATGGTATGTTGTATTTATTGTAATCTTACTGGTTTTCAGCCCATCTTTATCTGGAAGTATATTGCAAAAAATGTGCTTCTAGGCCTTCATAAGCACAAGGTTCAAAGCTTGgtcttgaaattttaaaataatttattagaATCTAAGAAGATggtggaccttggtgcaacggtaaggttgctccattgcgacctagtggtcatgggtttgagtcaggaaacagcctttCCGCAAAGCGAAGCGGGgttaaggctgtgtacattgtGCTCTCCAGACCCCGCAGTgatgggagcctcgtgcatggTACCCTTATTATAATCTAAAGTTTTCAATGACCTTAGCTAAGTGTACATTGAAGTGTGAGCCCAATTACAAAGAGCATACAAAGGGtatatccattttttatttggattttgggtGTTACTCTTCAATTTAGAGCTGGTTGCATTTCCTCTACTTCATAATTATTTAGGCGGAAAGGCGAccaaggcgtttgagggtcttctAAAGCCCTTTGGGGATAGGGCGGGCATAAGGTGTCGCCTTATTGAATAAAGCGTTctagtattttatttatttatttatttatttttttgtttttatgtaaccattttatttggcacaaatggcatattaaaaattatataattctatTTATATGCTAAATAAGATTAAAGATTCATACTATTATGGTAGCAATCTCAATCAACATACGCTAACATATCATTATAGCAATAGCAATCTCAATAAATATATAGAAGAATCCATATATTTTTGACATATCATGCAATAGGAAGAAAGAACTAAGAATATAGAAGAATCAACGTGGAAGCAAAAGTGCAAAGCAGAGTGAGCATTAGTTCCTCATCAACTAGAAGAGCCATGGGATTTGGCTTGTCAAAGAGCCTGCCTTTGATCAACAGATGCACAATAGAATTGCAACTTATATCAACAGATGCACAATTTGTTTTGAATCATAGACTTGCATCAGCAGCGGCAGTGGCAGTAGCAGCCAAAGCCACTAGCCACCACTACTGCCACCGGCAAAGAAGAAGGCAGAGGAGGAGATAAAAaatggaaggagaaaaaaaaaaaaaaaaagacagacacggaacagagaagagaagaagaatgagaagaatttaaaataaaataaaaataaataaatatataaattgcAGGCAAAAGGAGGGTTTCATGGAGGagatgggggagagagagggctTCAAGGATGAGTGCCAGGTTGCCATCACATGGAGTCAGTGAGCCACCCAAGCATTGGAAGAAGTattggaaggagaaaaaaaagaaccagaagagagagaagaagaggagggggctggaacaagaagaaaaaaagaaaaaacaaatagaGAAGAGGAGgctggaagaaaaagaaaaatagaagccagaaacataaaagaagaagaagaatagaaggaaGAAAGATACCTGAAGAACCTATCTGTTCGCAACATCTAAGTCGGTGTCGGCATCAAGCTCCATCAAGTTCCTCTTCGAGctcttcttcaagttcttcttcttcaaacagaggagaaggaagaataagatgattagcagccaaaaaaaaaaaaaaaaaaaagggaaggtaagagagaagaagaggaagacgtTTACACTATTTTACTTACCTTGCCGGAGCTGGAGTAGCCGGTGGAAGAATTGCTGGAGCCATGGTTTCCGAAAAAATGTTGTTGGAGCCAGAATCGATAGAGATAATCACCGCTGCCAAGGGTTTCATTTTCACCCCTAGGCCAAGGGGTTGCTTTcgatttttatttccttttatgtgaTTCGGTGTGACGCAATGTACAAGACTGTTGCACACAAGCCACtagaaaacatagaaaaaaaaaaaaaatttaaataatgcATTACCAATAAGGCAACTCATGCCTTTACCCCATAAATGCATTAGCGCATAGGCGCTGCTAAGGCtacgccttaataactatgctcAACTTCATGTTCAATTGAATACGTTAGGTAAGGGAATTGGTTAAGACGATCAGGTCACACTGGAGTTTCAACCTTGCTCTGCCCCGCCCCGCCCCTTTTATTTACCCCCATTTGATCAGGGGTTAATTTTGTTTGCAAAAATTTTGGGCATTGCCTCATTTCCTGGAACTACTGCAATTACCTAGTCTGCAGGGTGGGCAAGTATGATTTTTGGGTGCTATTTTGCCGATGGAAGTGGTAGGGAATTACCTGCTGCCCTCTTAGAATTTGTTACTAGCTTTCCAGGTGCATGTTAAAAGGGTCATCCCCAAGGCGACACTATGTTGCATAATGGACAGGTTAATTTTGGTCACAATGTGGACAGCCAATGACACTTGTGGAAAAATTTTCGACACATGCTGGGCTGTATGATTTTAGCTTCAAACGTGGTCCCCCTGTttctaccaaaaacaaaaaacatggTCCCCCTGTACCTGTATTAACAGCTagaattgccacatcagcaCTCACTGATTCAGTGGCTGAACATAGATGGGGGAAAACTACTATATGGTGAGTTATATGGTTAATTTTCCACGAAACATGATAGATGGATAATCCAAGGTTGTTCCATCTATCTAATGATCAGGTCAAATAGCTAATTCTCAACATTGCTGTATAGGGGTTGTGTAAATATTCATTTTTATTGGAGAGATTGGTAGGGGAGGGTTAACTACCTGTGTGGGAAGCTTGACCACTAATCCTTATGCGTGCAAGATCTTGCATGTTCATTGGTAAGAAAGAaatatttcttatattttcttcGTCTTTGCTGaatttttattgttgtttttgaTCCACTCTCAGGTCCCAACCACAAGTGTCTCTGCAATTGTGCGAGAATACCGAAGAGAATGCTTATGGATATAGAGAGGCCCCACATGGTCTGAAGCTGGCATAATAAGACATTAGAAATCTGTGTCATTTAggtctcttctttccattttggAATGATTGATTTATGCCTTGCGAAATTTTCTGGTGATTTTTGTGGCCAAATGTGAGTTATTACTAAAAGCATTGCATAAATATGTGCGGAGGTGGTTTGGAATCAAGCTTCCCAATCCTCAGTTCAGAGTGGAACCAACCAACTATTGGCACATTGACATGCTTACAAGATTGCAGGTCCGTAGAAGATGACTGTGGCAAGCCATCCTTTAACGTACCTTTAAAAGGGGACCAATTAGCTGGATTGTTCATTTAATCTGAGGTTCATATTCACTGTTGACAATGTCTATGGCCTTTGGGAGTTGTAAATATAGATAGAAGCATCCGTTTAGCTTGAAATGTTGAGTTCTGATATTGTTCTTGACGATGAACCATTCATGCATTACTGTTTCTCCCATTATTTGTGAAAACAAAATGCCAGACCAGAACCAGGTTCAACAAAAACATGTTATCATTATTGCAAAGCAATTGGTTTTCCTTATGGTTTTTTCTGTTTGTATTTTCTAGATCTTTGCCAGCTTTGTGGTTCCATATCTAGACTTTATGACATTGGATGTTAGCTCGAACATTGAACAGTAGATAGTAGCATAGCACTGAAGGCATAAATCTGATCTTTATCATTGTTGATTATGGAAAGTACAGGGATTGTAATCAGGAATATATTTTGTGTTAAATGGCAATGTAGGTGTATGAAACATCCTCCTAATGCAGGGACATGCAACAAGCGAGTGACAGTGACAACTGGGCGGCGAATTGACGATCACTTGGTTCAATCTAGGCCTCTTCGACGACCCAATTCATCATCATATCAAGAACTGGTTCGATCCATGAGGATGGGAGACACCTAGCAAGAACAATCATCAAAAGAAGCATTACATCAAAAGAAGCATTACATTGGACTACATTCTGAAGAACACCAAATGATGAACTTCCTATTTTTGGTTTGGAGGTCAGGAACACAAAGTGGGTTTGGCGCGTCTTATTGCCAATGTCTCTTCTTGGCAGCCAGTACTCTCATTGTAGTTTTGTAGTTCATGCCCTACAGTTCGTGTGTCAAAAGATAACCTGAACCGACGAAATTGAACCGAAAGCGATATGAATTTATTGGATCAAGTTTTAGGTTGGGGTTTAGCTCGAATCAAACCGGATTGCACCAAAATCAATAAGGTATCGAATGAATTTAAAAACTGGattgaaatcgaaatcaatTCCAAATCTATATAAGCTGTTAAGAAACTGATTCGAGCCTGAAATTAATtagaaacatattttttttcacacTTTTGAATATAATTATGTGGTAAATCGGAAACCAAATCGATACCACACTGTAACCCTagataagaaatcaaaatcGGTGTATTCTTATTGGATCGTGTTTTGGACTCATTTTCAAATCGAAACCGGTGAAACCAAAACAGAACTGGATCAAACCGACCAATAGACATCCTTACTCTACAGTCTCAAATCTCAGTTGTTTTATTATTTCTGCTCATGGAATCCTTGCAACCCATTACGTCTTCTCCCTAGAACAAAATTTAGAATTTCTAAATTGCAATTCACATCTTTAGttggttatgtttggttgcaaaggaaattcaaagggaagggaaaggaaattTTCGaacctaaaaaagaaatttttataattacTTTATAGCGAATTATAgatgtaaagtaaagtgaaatttagtaaccaaatatagaatgatttggaaTTAATGATATAATCATACGAGTAATGATtgttaaatttcttttttaagtatgaagatttcatttccttttcctttaattcctcttacaaccaaacggagccCAAAATTTGTGAATTAAATACCCTCAAAGCTAAGCTCAGTTGCCCTTTCAACTTGGCAGATCAGATTACCATCCTTAATCACCCACTTGCAGTGATGAGCTAAGCTTACTTGTATCTTGGCCCATACAGACATGTATatgttatttatatatttttctcccAATTAAACATTGAGGCGCCTGTAACTCAAATCTTTGAAATCATATGACATTCAAGGGCTTAGTCCTTGGTATCGTACTTGGGTTTGACTCCCGTTAAGTGCGTATGTTTTTTTAGTGGTTATACCCAAATCCAGTAGCCCTTTTTCTTCCAAAGCCACGTATCCTTCCTATATGAGCCATATCCAAGTAGACTCACAATAGATGACGTCCTCTCCTATGTGAGCCATATTCTAATGGTCAGGTCGGGTCAGGTAAGCTAACTCTCAACATTGCTATATAAGGGCCTGTTCAAATATTCATTTCTattggggaggggaggggaggggaattGTTTAATGTGATTGAGTTGTAATGTTGTTGGTGGAATGCATTAGATTTCGTAGCTCTGAAGCAGAGTTCTATATCGTTATTTGACATAGAGAGACAATAAACCATTAGTTCCCGATGGGCAAGGGCTAATACGAGGGCTGCTAAGGTATTCCATacatttttggtttcttcttcctTAAATTGCATATAGGTATGTTGGGAATAGTTTAGATTCATGGATAACTAAATACATTGAGAACTTTTCTGAGAATGATTAATTTTGACGGTGTGGATGTGCAAGTGGATATAGGTTTGTCTGAGGATGAGATAATTCAGAAGCTAGTGCTACAACAAAGGGTTTGAAGCTGTAATATTTGATCTTAATCATTATTTGATTTTGACTAGGGCAAAACATGAAACAGTAGTCGCCCTTTCGTTTACctgttttgtttcttcttttgtttgctTTTGAGTGGCTCATTATATGGCATCTTTTTAAACTGTGATTTTTAGATGAATAGTTAGTAATGCATGattgttgggataaggttatggttggtGTTGTAGTTAGTGATGCATGATTTGATAGAGTATTCTGATTTTGAAATTGATGGAATTCAGCAAATTTATACCCTAATGATCACTTTATATGTTCATAATGTTTTCTTTACATGTGAACATTTGATGAAAACTAATGAATCTCAGGAAGAATGCTACACTCAGTATTGGATAGAACCTTGTCCAAAAAGATGAGCTGAAGTTTTCTTTCTGGAGGTAAGACAGGTAAGGGTTGGCCTAAATCTTGACCAAAGTGTGATTGAAGATGCGTTGAAATGAATAGAAataaaagagggaagaagaaaagaaaataggattGGGCAATTATAATCGTTGTTCCTAAGCAATAGCAGTAGGGACTTGTAAAAAACCACACTTATGAGTAGGAAAGCATACTTCAAAGCAATAGTACAGTGTTCCGTTATACATCTTGTTAAGAAACAACTTTCAGTTTGTATGTGTAATTTAACAGGTTAACATCCAACTTAAATTATTTCGAATCATCTTATCAGTTAATATGAGAAATTTACGAGGTTTGAatccaatttttcttctttggaaacTTATTACATGATATTAAGAAGCCTAGGTCTGGAACCTGCTTAGCATAatgttaatttaatttaaattttttggtttttttttttcttttaggtggGAAACAGAAGATGGGAAAGGTGGAAAAGAATAACATCATATGCGCAATGTAATACACCCACTCCAATGTTAATCATCAGGTCGGTTAtattaatgaattaaaaaatttagATTAATTTGATGATGTTTTAAACTTGGTAAACAATTATTGGCTTGTAGTCATCTGAAAATAGTTATATTTGCTGAACATATGAcaataaaaaaggaataaactctctctctctctctctctctctcacacacacacacacacacacacacacacaaaacagACACACAAGGGCTAGTACGTTCCCCACCCACACCCTAGTTGTATGCTCTGATGATCATATAGATGCGAATCAAGTCAAGATCCATTGGACTTTGTTTAGGTGTTACCCCTATAATTTTTGCTGTGTTGATTAGATAGCAACATTGTTTCTAATTGACGGCAGTTTTGGTACATTTGGGAGAAGATGCTTGATTGGTTGTTGGGATCTGTCATCCTGAAACATGAATATGGAAAAAGTTAAATCAAGTAGAATCTTAAACACATTTGACTTGTTATGTAGTGATTTGTTTTGCATTAATTCAGATGCCTGTTACACCATTAGAGGTTGCAGCttaggattttcccttttttgttttaaatttggattttttttttaaaatttttttttgtgttatttttttttttaagcattgATTTATTGTGAAATTTTGGTCAAGTTCAATGTCTTTTACTCTTGTGAGCGCTGGTTAAACCACATCTCGACATAATTCTGCCAGTGCTTTCTCAAGTGCCCACTCGGCACAAATTGTTATGCTTAACCATGTATAACCTGAAAAATAGGAACAAGAATGAGTAATACAATTCCTCTGTGAAAACTCTTCGTCTTTATTGATTCTCAGAAGTtgcaatcaaaaaataaaaaatcaaaggacCAAATGAAGTCAATCATGCAATTTTCTGCCTCTCTCTGCTACTGTAACCACCTTTTTTGGAAGCAAATCTGCAAGTATGCATCACTAAAATCAAGGTGCACCGTGCAACAGTACACTTAATTGGAAATGGGAACAATGATACCAATCACATTATTTTTCAAGTGAACAAataattatatgattttataTTCCCATAGTAACTAACTTGATAAAGAATTTATACCTTTCATGAATTCAATTAGCATTCTGGCTCCCTGCCACCATTTCCAAAGCAAGGCAGGATTGAAACACAGAGTATTATAAGCCTCAAGCCCAACAGTAGGTATCTACAATATGCTGATAATTAATGAACCTTCAAAATATTATGtataaaattccaaaaagaaGGTACCCTGGAAATCCATTGTAACAGCTAATTTGTCCTCCTTCCATATCAATTGATGGTGGAAAAGTCAACAACATAACCCCCAATTACAACAGATAGTTAAATCCTTTTGATACACAAGTACAGTCATTACTGAGAATCTCCAATCAAAAACCACTCATAAGTTATAACAAACTGCCAATTTAGTCCAGTAATAAGGAATATCTGAGGAAGAAGGATGTACTATAATTAGACATTGAATATCCCCAAATTTGACTTGTTTCCTTGCCACCACATAAAGAACGGCTTCAACTGCAAATAAACCCTCATATTTGTAAACTTTGGGCGTGGCCATTGTTCttggcatggtttaaagtatctccgatatcgatacgataccttctgatacgtatcttaaatttagccgaccgatacgatacataaaatttttaaaatcctttcgtatcaatatatatcctacgatacataccgatatgcatcaatacaccaccgatacacatcaaTACCATACGATATAcatcgatacgactctatggaaaatataaattgaggtgaaatgtacatttcggtatgtatcggtacgtatcggtgagtatcggtatgtatcgatcaatacgtatcagtgagtatcggtacgtatcgatgagtatcggtatgtatcgatcagtacatatcagtgagtatcagtatgtaccgatacagtgagCTCTGGTatataatggccaaaatgggtaatttgttagaaaaacatgattttttgagaggtttttattccaaagttgctgccagccatatttctctctaactaaagtggaaatcaaggttgggaacaaggattttacatttatgggacaactacaaaccttgaattcttagtgcgataccctcaatttgatgtttatgcataatacatgttatcaatagcttttttttaacaaattctttatgcaaaagtgtttaaaaaatgtttcctatccatttatgtgtgtatctttagcgtatcttagcgtatcttcgatacgatacgataccctccgatacgtatcttaattttggccgccGATATgacgaccgatactgatactttaatccttgattttgattatttaattagTTCAATAAATATAACTTTTAAACTCTAGCATAATTTGGGTATGGTATAGagtaaccattttttttttttttgctaacgatgggtatccaggccttagGCCTGATTAGTCCCACGGGCCTATACTGACCCCAAAACTGCATGGATTGGgccataccagggttgaatgagaaccattcaacttttattgaaagtagtgaagagcactaaacaccccgtgtgagtggcccaaggtgtgcctagtaggagttgaactcaggacgtctgagtttacggcttgtaccaagttcgttgctcaccaactgcgctacccccttgggttagaGAGAGTAACCATTAATCATATGTAATTTAGAAAATACTTAGCcattgctttatttatttaaaaggttctctttctcattagattaattaaggtGTTTAAACCATCTTAGGATTAGCACAAAGTAAACATAATTAGGgtaattaggtttcataatttatttaactaaatcttaggtttagtttaatcctcctaaaCTAGATTAGGTGGATTAGTaaattgcattcatttaatgtaattagtccATTTCACTTTTCTAAAtaaattaggtctcatttaatttaaaaaatatttttaccaattagattaatcaggattgcaataatttatttcacaaattattagggattaggattaatcattttaattaattcaatttaggatttcacaaattcactaattatccatctaggttaggctcaa from Macadamia integrifolia cultivar HAES 741 chromosome 11, SCU_Mint_v3, whole genome shotgun sequence encodes the following:
- the LOC122093653 gene encoding translation initiation factor eIF-2B subunit delta-like isoform X2, yielding MNTKQTKAVKTSQQKDVSTGATSIAASEKKGGDRPPEKDRKKDVPPPRMQFDDKQRVEKAKRRAVVKQTEARNKVDLFRHLPQYEHGTQLPDLESKFFLLDPMHPAIYKVGLQYLAGDISGGNSRCIAMLQAFKETIQDYSTPPEKSLNRDLTAKIGSYVSFFIECRPLSISMGNAIRVLKNRISKLPVTLCEAEAKAALCADIDRFINEKIVLADKVIVRHAVTKIRDGDVLLTYGSSCVVEMMLLYAHELGKQFRVVVVDSRPMLEGQALIRRLVVKGISCTYTHINAVSCIMHEVTRVFLGAASVLSNGTVYSRVGTACVAMVAHAFHIPVLVCCEAYKFHERVQLDSICFNELGDPDVIAKVPGRKDVNHLDSCTNNENLQLLNLMYDVTPSDYVSMIITDYGMVPTTSVSAIVREYRRECLWI